In Nicotiana tabacum cultivar K326 chromosome 19, ASM71507v2, whole genome shotgun sequence, one DNA window encodes the following:
- the LOC142173459 gene encoding uncharacterized protein LOC142173459, translated as MAAPPNFEEGQSTYRPPRFNGQHYGWWKTRMHDFIMAEDSALWDVICDGPYVPTKKEEKHAVMLSKNRKEYNDADRKAVVKNFHAKRILVCGIGPDEYNRISACQSAKEIWEALQTAHEGATQVKQSKIDMLSTKYELLRIKDDESIQDMHTRFTSIINELHSLEEIISRNKLVRKVLSFLPSSWESKVNAITEAKDLQTLTMDELVGNLKTYEMKKTKETENNDSSEEHSDMAYLSRRFQKMVRRNGGIPKRGSSSKPKNYDLCHKCGKLGHFIKDCPLLKQEHFKHNSNKAAKRNPVSDKYFKRKNVANNVVKQALAA; from the exons atggctgctccaccaaatttcgaggaaggacaatcaacttACAGGCCCCCAAGATTCAACGGCCAACactatggatggtggaagactCGAATGCATGACTTCATAATGGCAGAAGACTCCGCGTTATGGGATGTTATTTGTGATGGTCCATATGTCCCaacaaagaaggaagaaaaacatGCTGTAATGTTGTCGAAAAACAGGAAGGAGTACAATGACGCTGATAGGAAAGCTGTAGTGAAGAACTTTCACGCCAAAAGAATTTTGGTGTGTGGTATAGGACCTGATGAATATAACAGGATTTCAGCCTGTCAGTCTgccaaggagatatgggaagctttACAAACGGCACATGAAGGAGCTACTCAAGTAAAGCAGTCCAAGATCGATATGCTCTCCACTAAGTATGAGCTCTTAAGAATAAAGGATGATGAATCCATTCAAGACATGCATACTCGATTCACTTCCATTATAAATGAGCTACACTCTCTTGAAGAAATCATTTCTAGGAACAAGCTCGTGAGGAAAGTTCTTAGCTTTTTACCCAGCTCCTGGGAAAGTAAGGTGAATGCTATCACTGAAGCCAAGGATCTGCAAACATTGACTATGGATGAGCTAGTTGGGAATCTAAAAACCTACGAGATGAAGAAAACGAAGgaga ctgaaAACAATGATTCGAGTGAGGAGCATAGTGACATGGCATACCTTAGCAGAAGGTTCCAGAAAATGGTTCGAAGAAATGGAGGTATACCAAAGAGAGGAAGTTCCAGCAAACCAAAGAATTATGACCTCtgtcataagtgtggaaagcTAGGGCATTTCATCAAGGACTGTCCTCTTCTGAAGCAAGAGCATTTCAAGCACAACTCTAATAAAGCAGCCAAGAGGAACCCAGTTTCTGACAAATACTTCAAAAGGAAAAACGTAGCTAACAATgttgtgaaacaagctcttgcAGCATAG